The Thioalkalivibrio nitratireducens DSM 14787 DNA segment TGGTCTTGATGAGTTCATGACGCAGCAGGGCGACGGTCAGCGCCTGCAGGGTCGCCTTGCGATGGGAGCTGTTGCGGCTGAGCTGCCGACCGATATTGCGATGACGCATCTGTGCTTACCTGAGTTCTTGTGCCCGAACGAAACCGGGAATTATTCGGAGGGTTCCTGAAGCCCGGGCGGCGGCCAGCTTTCGAGCCGCATCCCCAGCGAGAGGCCATGACTGGCCAGTGTGTCCTTGATCTCGGTCAGCGATTTCTTCCCGAGGTTCGGCGTCCTCAGCAGCTCCACTTCCGTGCGCTGGACCAGGTCGCCAATGTGATAGATGTTCTCCGCCTTCAGACAGTTCGCCGAGCGCACGGTCAGCTCGAGCTCGTCCACCGGCCGCAGCAGCACCGGGTCGACCGCCCCTCCACTGACCGCGTGGGCTTCACGTGCCGTTTCCTTCAGATCGACGAACGGCGCCAACTGACCCTGCAGGATTCCGGCCGCATGACGCACCGCGTCGTCCGGGGCAATCGCGCCATTGGTCTCAAGTTCGAGCACGAGACGGTCCATGTCGGTGCGCTGCGCGAGACGCGCACTCTCGACCCGATACGCGACCCGCCGGATCGGGCTGAAGCTCGCGTCCAGCATCAGCCGCCCGATCGTGCTGTCCTGCATCTCGCCCTGCCGCCGCGCAGCTACCGGCTCGTAGCCGCGCCCCTTGCGCAGCCGCAACGACATCGCCAACTCGACATTCTTCGCGATATTGGCAATCACGTGTTCGGGGTTCACCACTTCGACATCGTGATCTAGCGCGATGTCTCCGGCGGTTACCACACAGGGCCCGCGCTTGCGTAGCGACAACGTCGCCTCCTCGCGGCTGTGCATGCGCAATGCGACACCCTTCAGGTTCAGCAGGATATCAACGACGTCCTCCTGCACCCCTTCGATCGTCGAATACTCGTGCAGCACACCCTCGATCTCGACCTCGACGATCGCGGCACCGGGAATCGACGACAGCAGCACTCGCCGCAACGCGTTACCGAGCGTATGGCCGAAGCCCCGCTCAAGCGGTTCCAGCACCACCCGCGCCTTGTTGCGGTTCTCCGCCTCGACCTCGATGTGCTGCTTGTTGACCAACTCGTTCGCTTGCATTTCCACTCCCGCCGCGAGGCTCACTTCGAGTACAGCTCGACCACCAGCGACTCATTGATGTCGGCGGGCAGGTCGGAGCGATCGGGAAACGCCTTGAACACGCCTTCCAGCTTGCCACTGTCCACCTCGATCCAGCTCGGAATCCCTGCCTGCTCCGCCAGCGTCACCGCGTCCTTAATCCGAACCTGCTTGCGCGCCCCCTCCCGCACGCTGATCACGTCGGCCGGCGACACCTGGTAGGAGGCAATGTTAACGGTGCGCCCGTTCACCAGGATCGCGCGATGCGACACCAACTGGCGCGCCTCGGCCCGCGTGCAGCCAAAGCCCATCCGGTACACGACATTGTCCAGCCGCCCTTCGAGCAGGCGCAGCAGATTCTCGCCGGTCGACCCCTTGAGCCGCGACGCTTCCTTGTAGTAGTTTCGGAACTGCTTCTCGAGCACGCCGTAGGTACGGCGCAGCTTCTGCTTCTCGCGCAGCTGCACGCCGTAATCCGACAGACGCGTGCGCCGGTCCCCATGCTGGCCGGGCGGCTTGTCGAGCTTGCATTTCGTTTCCAGCGCACGGGCTCGGCTCTTGAGCCCCAGGTCCCCGCCTTCGCGCCGGGACAGCTTGCATTTCGGTCCAGTGTAACGGGCCATAGATCAGAACTCCGGGTCGGTTTAGACGCGCCGCTTCTTGGGCGGACGGCAGCCGTTGTGCGGAATGGGGGTGATGTCGCTGATGTTCGTGATCTTGAAGCCCACGTTGTTCAGCGCGCGCACCGCCGACTCACGGCCGGGACCCGGCCCCTTCACCAGCACCTCGAGGTTTTTCACGCCGTGCTCCTGCGCCGCGCTGCCCGCACGCTCCGCCGCCACCTGCGCAGCAAACGGCGTCGACTTTCGCGAACCCCGGAAACCGGAACCACCCGACGTCGCCCAGCTCAGCGTATTACCCTGCCGATCGGTGATCGTGATGATCGTGTTATTGAAGGAGGCATAGACATGCGCCACGCCCTCGGCCACGTTCTTGCGGACCTTTTTCTTGGTCCTCGACTGCGGTTGTGCCATTGACTAGATCCCAGGAAAATTACTTGCGAATCGGACGGCGGGGACCCTTGCGGGTGCGCGCATTCGTACGGGTGCGCTGCCCGCGCAGCGGCAGGCCTCGCCGGTGCCGCAGCCCGCGGTAGCAGCCGAGGTCCATCAGCCGCTTGATGTTCATGTTGATCTCGCGGCGCAGATCACCCTCGACCGCGAGCCGCCCGACCTCGGCGCGCAGACTCTCGATCTCGGCATCCGTCAGATCCCGGACCTTGATGTCTCCCCGAACCCCTGCCGCCTGGCAGATCTGCAGCGACCGGGTCCTGCCGATGCCGTAGATCGACGTCAGCGCGATCACGGTGTGCTTCTGGTCCGGAATGTTGATACCTGCGACGCGGGCCATCCAAACTCTCCATCAAAACGGCAAAGCCGGCTATTCTAACCGAAAATCAGAAACCGCTCAAGGCGTTCAACCTTGGCGCTGCTTGTGGCGGGGGTCCGAGCAGATCACCCGAACGACCCCCGTGGCGCCGGATCAGCTTGCAGTTGCGGCAGATCGGCTTGACAGATGCTCGTACTTTCATTGCTTCGCTCTCCGAAATTCCCTAGCGGATATTGGTTCCGCCAAAACCTTTGAGATTCGCCTTGCGCATCAGACCTTCGTACTGGTGCGACATCAGGTGTGCCTGCAGCTGTGCCATGAAATCCATCGTCACGATCACGATGATCAGCAGCGACGTTCCCCCGAAATAGAACGGTACGTTCCAGTACAGGATCAAAAACTCCGGCAGCAGACACACCGCGGTGATGTAGATCGCCCCGACCGTCGTCAGCCGCGTCATCACGCCGTCAATGAACCGCTCGGTCTGCACGCCCGGCCGAATCCCCGGGATGAACGCCCCCTGCTTCTTCAGGTTCTCGGCCGTCTCACGCGAATTGAACACGAGCGCGGTATAGAAAAAGCAGAAGAAGATGATTGCCGCCGCGTAAAACGTGACGTACAGCGGCTGGCCGGGCGCAAGGGTCGTCGAGATCTCGCGAAGCCATCCCATGCCTTCCGCCTGACCGAACCATTGTCCCAGCGTTGCCGGGAACAGGATGATGCTCGATGCAAAGATCGGCGGAATCACCCCGGCCATGTTCAGTTTCAGCGGCAGGTGGCTAGACTGCCCACCGATCACCTTGCGGCCTACCTGGCGCTTGGCATAGTTGATCGTGATCCGCCGTTGCCCGCGTTCGACGAAGACCACGAACGCGGTAACCGCGAGCGCGAGGACCAGCAGGATAACCACGAATGCAGCCGCAAGTTCCCCCGTTCGGGCGAGCTCGAGCGTACCGCCGATCGCCGCCGGAAGACCCGCGACGATGCCCGCAAAGATGATGATCGAGATCCCGTTGCCGATCCCCCGTTCGGTAATCTGCTCGCCCAGCCAAACAAGGAACATGGTCCCGGTCACCAGCGACACCACCACCGTCGGGATGAAGATGTGCGACGGAATCAGCGCCATCGGCATTCCCTGGATCGTCTGCCCGTTGAGCGCAATCGCGATCCCGATACTCTGAAACAGCGCGAGGAACACGGTGCCGTAACGCGTGTACTGCGTGATCTTCCGCCGCCCCGATTCGCCCTCCTTCTTCAGTTGCTGCAGGTAGGGGACGGTCGCCGCCAGCAACTGCATGATGATCGCCGCGGAGATATAGGGCATGACCCCGAGCGCGAAGATCGACAGGCGCTCCAGCGCACCTCCCGAGAACATGTTGAACATGTCCAGGATGGTGCCGCTGTGCTGCTCGAAGAAGCTCGAGACCGCAACCGGGTTGATCCCCGGGACCGGAATGAACGTGCCGATACGGTAGACGACCAGCGCCCCGAGCACGAACAGCAGCCGTTGCCGAAGCTCGGAAAACCCCGTCAGTCCTGCACCCCTCGCTGCGGCTCCACGTGCCATGATTACCCCTCGACGCGCCCGCCGGCGGCCTCGATCGCGGCCTTCGCGCCGGCCGTGACGCCGATGCCGAGCACGACGACGGCTTTATCGATGGAACCCGACGCAAACACCTTCGCTCGCGCTGCGTTACCCGAAATCAGCCCGGCACCCTTGAGCGACTCGAGGGTCACGTCGCCTGAGACCTTCGCCAGCTCGTGCAGCCGGACCTCGGCGGTGACCAGCGCGCTGCGGGAACGGAAGCCGACCTTCGGCAACCGGCGCTGCAGCGGCATCTGGCCGCCCTCGAATCCGACCTTGTGATAGCCGCCCGAGCGAGATTTCTGCCCCTTGTGGCCGCGGCCTCCGGTCTTGCCCAGCCCGGACCCGATCCCCCGCCCGAGCCTCTTGCCCTTGGACCGCGATCCCGGAACCGGCAGCAGTTCATTCATGCGCATGGTCAGACCTCCTCGACCTTGAGCAGGTAGGCGACCTTGCGCACCATGCCCAGATTCTCCGGCGTGGCATCCACCACCGAGGTACTTTGCGTGCGGCGCAGGCCGAGCCCGCGCACGCAGGCCTTGTGATTGGCCAGGCGGCCCGCAGTCGACCGCACCAGCGTAAGCTTGAGCTTGTTCATCATCAACCCGTGATTTCTTCGAGCGTCTTGCCGCGCTTGGCCGCGACCCACTCCGGATCATGCACCGCACCCAGACCGTCGATCGTGGCCTGCACGACGTTGATCGGATTGCGCGAACCGACGCATTTGGCGAGCACGTTCCGCACCCCGGCGACCTCGAGCACGGCACGCATCGCGCCACCGGCGATCACCCCGGTGCCCTCCGACGCCGGCTGCATGAATACCGTTGCGGCACCATGGCGGCCATTGATCGCGTAGTGCAGCGTGCCGTCGCGCAGCGACACGGTTTTCATGTTCTGGCGCGCCTGCTGCATCGCCTTCTGGATCGCCAGCGGCACCTCGCGTGCCTTGCCATAGCCGTAGCCCACGCGGCCGTCGCCGTCACCGACCACGGTCAGCGCAGCGAAACGGAATTGCCGGCCGCCTTTCACGACCTTGGCCACCCGGTTCACGCTGATCAGTTTTTCCTGCAGCCCGTCCGTGGCTTCACTTGCTTCGTTACGTGCCATTGCTCTCTCCGTTGCTACCCGATCCGCTCAGAACGTGAGACCACCCTCGCGGGCGGCATCGGCCAGGGCCTGTACGCGACCGTGATAGCGGAAACCCGAACGGTCGAAGGCCACGCGATCGACCCCGACCTGCCGGGCCCTTTCCGCGATCAGCTTTCCTACCCGCGTCGCCGCATCGACGTTGCCGGTATATTTGACATCGCCCCGCACCGCGGACTCCGCGGTGGACGCCGCCGCGAGCACGCGCTCGCCGCCGGGGGCGATGACCTGCGCATAGATATGCCGCGGGGTCCGGTGTACACAGAGGCGGTGCACGCCCAGCTCCCGGATCTTGAACCGCGCGCGGCGCGCCCTTCTGAGTCTCGACTCTTTCTTGTCCACGGATCTACCCTACTTCTTCTTGGCTTCTTTGCGAAGGATGCGCTCACCTTTGTACTTCACGCCCTTGCCCTTGTAGGGCTCCGGCGGCCGGAAGGCGCGGATGTTGGCGGCGACCTGCCCCACCTGCTGGCAGTCGTGGCCCTTGACCACGATCTCGGTCTGGCTCGGCGTATCGATCGTCACGCCGTCCGGCACCTCGAATGCGATCGGGTGCGAAAACCCCAGGTTGAGGTTCAGTACCTTGCCCTGGGCCTGAGCGCGGTATCCGACACCGACCAATTCCAGGCCGCGCTCGAATCCCTGACTCACGCCGTGAACGTGGTTCCCCAGCAGAGAGCGCACGGTGCCGGCAAGCGCGCCGTTGGCCGCGTCCGCGGCCGCTGCCACGGACACCACGTTCCCGTCGACCGAGACCTCGACGGCATCCGGGCGGGCCATCGCAATGGTCCCTTTCGGACCCTTCACGGTGATCTCCTGCTCGGTCAACTCCAAGGTGACCCCGGCGGGAAGGTTCAGCGGTCGTTTTGCTACCCGAGACATCGCGTTTTCCTCAGTAGATCTTGCAGAGCACTTCGCCGCCCTGCCCCAAAGCCCGCGCCGCACGATCCGTCATCACCCCTTTCGGAGTGGAGACGATCGCAACGCCCAGGCCGGCGTTGATTTTTGGCAGATCGTCCTTGCCCCGATAGATCCGCAGCCCGGGCCGGCTGATCCGCTGCAGGTTCTCGATCACGCCCTGACCCTGGAAGTATTTCAGCGTCACGTGCAGCTGCCTCGAGGCACCGTCGCCCTCGGCGCTGACGTCCCCCACGTAGCCTTCCTCCGCGAACACCTTCAGGATCGCTTCCTTGGTGCGGCTGTAGGGCACGACCACGCTCTTCTTTTGCGCTCGCTGCGCGTTGCGCACGCGTGTAAGCATGTCGGCAATCGTATCGGTCATCATCTCGTCTGTCTCCTTACCAACTCGCCTTGCGCAAGCCCGGGATCTCGCCGCGCATTGCGAACTCGCGCAGCTTGTTCCGGCCCAGACCGAACCGCCGATAGTACCCCTTCGGCCGCCCCGTCAGCCCACAGCGATTGCGCTGGCGCACCGCGCTGGAATCACGCGGCAGCTTCTGCAAGGCTTGCATTGCCGCCAGCCGCTCTTCGCCCGGCAGGGACTCGTCGAGGATTTTCGTCTTCAACTCGGCGCGCCGCGCGGCATACTTCGCCACCAGCCGGGCACGCTTCTGTTCGCGCTGCATCATCGAAATCTTTGCCATCTCTCGAAACCTCGGGTTACTGCCGGAACGGAAAACGGAAGGCCGCAAGCAGCGCTTTCGCTTCCTCGTCGCTCTTCGCATCGGTGGTGATGGTGATATCCATCCCGCGAATCTTGTCGACCCGGTCGTAATCGATTTCCGGGAAGATGATCTGTTCCTTGACGCCCAGGCTGTAGTTGCCCCGGCCATCGAACGCGCGCGGACTGAAGCCACGGAAGTCGCGCACCCGCGGCAGCGCGACATTGATCAGCCGGTCCAGAAACTCGTACATCCGACGCCGGCGCAACGTGACCTTGCATCCGATCGGATACCCGTCGCGGATCTTGAACCCCGCGATCGATTTTCGCGCCTTGGTCACAACCGGCTTCTGCCCGGCAATCGCGGACATATCGGCCAGCGCGTGCTCGATCACCTTCTTGTCGGCGACCGCGTCGCCCAAACCCATGTTCAGCGTGACCTTCGTGATGCGCGGAACCTCCATCACGTTCTGGTACTGAAACTGTTCCTGCAGGGCCGGCACGACCGACTCCAGGTACTGCGCTCTCAAACGTTCCATGGCTCTCTTTCTCGCCCTTATGCGTCGACGACTTCGCCGTTCGAGCGAAACACCCGAACCTTGCGCCCGTCTTCGAGGGTCTTGAAGGAAACCCGGTCACCCTTGGCGGTGGCGGGATTGAAAAGCATCACGTTGGAAACATCGATCGGCATCTCTTTCTCGATAATGCCGCCGGTCCGCCCCATGTTGGGGTTTGGCTTCTGATGTTTCTTCACCATATTGATGTTCTGGACCAGGACGCGGTCGCCCTCGAGTGACCGCAGCACGGTACCCCGACGGCCCTTGTCCTTGCCCGTGATCACGATCACGTCATCGCCCTTGCGGATTTTTTTCATGGCCTGCCTCACAGTACTTCCGGGGCCAGCGAGATGATCTTCATGAACTTCTCGCCGCGCAGTTCGCGGGTCACCGGGCCGAAAATCCGGGTGCCAATCGGCTGCAGCTGGTTGTTCAGCAGCACCGCGGCATTCCGGTCGAATCGAATCACCGAGCCGTCCGGGCGCCGGACCCCCGCCGCGGTACGCACGACGACCGCGTTGTAGACGTCGCCCTTCTTCACCTTCCCGCGCGGGATCGCGTCCTTGACGCTGACCTTGATCACGTCACCGACCCGCGCATACCGGCGGTGGGATCCACCCAGCACCTTGATACACTGCACCCGGCGGGCGCCGCTGTTGTCGGCGGCCTCCAGAACGGTCTGCATCTGAATCATGACTTAACTCTCCAACGATTGGCGCCGGCTCATGCCTGGGCGCGGCTGACCACTTCGACCAGCGCAAAGCGCTTGAGGCGCGACAGCGGCCGGCACTCACGCACCCGCACGGTATCCCCCAGGCGCGACTCGTTACCCTCGTCGTGCACGTACAGCCGGGTGCTCCGCCGGATGAACTTACCGTACAGCGGATGCCGCACGCGGCGCTCCACCAGCACGGTCCGGGTCTTGTTCGCCTTGTCACTCACCACACGCCCGATGATCGAACGCTGGGTCTTCGACATTTCGTCGCTCATGTTCTTATCCTGCCGCCTTGCGTTCGTTCATCAGCGTCTTGATCTGAGCGATCTCGCGCCGAACCTTTTTCACACGGTCCGGACGCGCAAGCTGTCCAACCGCCTTCTGCATGCGCAGCGCGAACTGTTCCTGATACAGGCCCTGCAGCTCTTCGCCGAGCTCCGAGTCGCTCTTAATCTTCAGATCCGCGAACTTCATCACATCACCTGCCTGCGCGTGAACGTCGTCTTGATCGGCAGCTTCGCGGCTGCCAGGCGGAACGCCTCGCGCGCGGTCTCCTCGTTGACCCCTTCCATTTCATACAGCACGCGTCCCGGCTGGATCTTGCACACCCAGTACTCGACGTTGCCCTTGCCCTTCCCCATCCGAACCTCGAGCGGCTTCTTCGAGACGGGCACGTCCGGGAACACCCGGATCCAGATCTTGCCGCCACGCTTGATGTGGCGGACCATCGCTCGCCGCGCCGCCTCGATCTGGCGCGCGGTGATCCGCCCCCGGTCCACCGCCTGGAGGCCGAACTCGCCGAAGCTCACCTTCGCCCCGACGGTCGCGAGGCCGCGGTTCTTGCCCTTGAACTGTTTGCGGAACTTGGTTCTTTTTGGCTGCAGCATGTCGATGTCCTAGTTCGCGGTCGCGGGCCTGGCTTCCGACGCACCGTCGAGGCCGAAAACTTCACCCTTGAAAATCCAGACCTTGATCCCGATCACGCCGTAGGTCGTCTTGGCCTCGGCGAACCCGTAGTCGATGTCGGCACGCAGGGTATGCAGCGGCACCCGGCCCTCCCGATACCACTCCGAGCGCGCGATCTCGGCGCCGTTCAGGCGCCCCGAGACGTGCACCTTCACGCCCTGGGCACCGAGACGCTGTGCGTTACCGACCGCACGCTTCATCGCGCGCCGGAACATGATCCGGCGCTCGAGCTGCTGTGCAATCCCCTCGGCCACCAACTGGGCATCGACCTCCGGCTTGCGGATCTCCTCGATGTTGATCTTGACGTTTGCGATCTCCAGCCCCAGGCGAGCGGCTACCTGGCGCCGCAATGCCTCGATGTCCTCGCCCTTCTTTCCGATCACGATGCCCGGGCGCGCGGTGTGAATGGTCACGTGCGCGGCGCGCGAGGGCCGCTCGATCTGGACGCGGCTCACCGACGCGTGCGCGAGACGCTTGCGCAGGAACGAGCGCAGTTCGAGATCGCTGTTCAGCGTCTTTCCGAAGCTGTTCCCGTCTTCGTACCACACTGCCGCCCAGGGGCGCGAGATACCGAGACGAATGCCGGTTGGATGTACCTTCTGGCCCATGGTTATTTCGCCCCCTTCTCGCTGACGCCAATCAGGATGTGGCTGGTACGTTTCAGGATGCGGTTGCCACGGCCCTTGGCGCGCGCGTGCATCCGTTTCAGCGTCGGGCCCTGGTCGACCTGGATCCGGCTGACCCGCAGCTCGTCGACATCGGCCCCGTCGTTGTTCTCCGCATTGGCGATGGCGGACTCGAGCACCTTCTTGAGCATCGACGCCGCCTTCTTCGGGCTGAAGCCGAGTTCGTTCAGTGCCTGCTCCACCTTCTTGCCCCGAATCTGATTCGCGACCAGACGGGCCTTCTGCGGCGAGATCCGGGCGAACCGCAGCTTCGCGATCGTTTCTTGCGTTTCCATCACAGTTCCTTAGCGCGACTTCTTGTTGGCCACATGGCCCTTGAAAGTCCGGGTCGCGGCGAACTCGCCGAGCTTGTGCCCGACCATGTTCTCGGTCACCAGCACCGGCACATGCTGCCGGCCGTTGTGCACCGCCAGTGTCAGACCGACCATCTGCGGAATGATCATCGACCGGCGCGACCAGGTCTTGATCGGCCGCCGGTCGTTCTTTTCCACGGCAACGTCGACCTTCTTGAGCAGGTGATGGTCGACGAACGGACCCTTTTTCAGTGAACGCGGCATGATCGAGCTCCGTTACTTCTTGTGCCGACGCACGATCATGCGGTCGGTACGCTTGTTGTTTCGGGTCTTGTAACCCTTCGTCGGCACACCCCAAGGGGTGACCGGATGTTTCCCGAAGTTCCGACCCTCGCCGCCGCCGTGCGGGTGGTCGACCGGGTTCATCGCGGTGCCGCGCACCGTCGGACGCACCCCGACCCATCGCTTGGCGCCGGCCTTGCCGAATTTCCGCAGGCTGTGCCCACTGTTGCCGACCTCTCCGACCACCGCGCGACACTCGGCGGGCACCCGGCGCATCTCGCCGGAACGCAGCCGCAGCGTCGCGAGCCGCCCCTCCCTTGCAACCAACTGCACCGAGGTGCCGGCGGAGCGCGCGATCTGCGCACCTTTGCCCGGTTTCATTTCGACACAGTGAACGACGGTGCCAACAGGGATCGCGCGAAGCTCCATTGCGTTTCCTGGGCGCACCGGGGCCTGGCTTCCGCTCTGCAGCGTGTCCCCGGGCTGGACCCCTTTCGGCGCGATGATGTAGCGGCGCTCGCCGTCTGCATATTTCAGCAGCGCCAGATGCGCACTGCGGTTCGGGTCATATTCGAGCCGTTCGACCTGCGCCGGAACGTTGTCTTTGTTGCGCCTGAAGTCGACGAGCCGGTAATGCTGTTTATGGCCGCCACCGACGTGGCGCACTGTGATCCGCCCGCGGTTGTTGCGCCCGCCGGTCCGTGCCTTCTTCTCGAGCAGCGGCCCGTACGGCGCACCGGAATGCAGCTCCGGGGTGCGGATCTGAACCGCGTGGCGGCGCCCCGCCGACGTGGGATTGGTCTTGATGATCGCCATGACTTACACCTGATCCCCTTCGCCCAGTTCGATTTTCTCGCCGGGAGCGAGCGACACGTAGGCTTTCTTCCAGTGGTTCCTACGGCCCAGCCGACCACCGAATCGCTTCACCTTGCCGGCCATGTTCAGTGTCCGCACCGACTGCACCTTGACTTCGAAAATCTTCTCCACGGCCTGCTGGATTTCGTGCTTGGTGGCGTCGGGACGCACCCGGAACACGTGGGTGCCGGTTTCGCCCGCCGCCGTCGATTTCTCAGAGACCACCGGCCCCAGGATCACCTGCAACAAACGCGGGTTCATGCCAGCCACTCCTCAACGCGCTTCGCCGCGTCTGCGGTCATCACCACGACCTCCGCACCCACCAGGCGTACGGGATTCAGCTCGGCCGCGGTCACGACATCAATGTTCGGTATGTTGCGCAGCGCCAACCACGTCGGCCCGTGCCGCTCGCCCACCACCACCAGGCCCGATTCCAGGGCCAGCGCCCGCAGCGCCGCTGCCGCATCGCGGGTCTTCCCCGAATCAACCC contains these protein-coding regions:
- the rplV gene encoding 50S ribosomal protein L22, giving the protein METQETIAKLRFARISPQKARLVANQIRGKKVEQALNELGFSPKKAASMLKKVLESAIANAENNDGADVDELRVSRIQVDQGPTLKRMHARAKGRGNRILKRTSHILIGVSEKGAK
- the rpsS gene encoding 30S ribosomal protein S19 produces the protein MPRSLKKGPFVDHHLLKKVDVAVEKNDRRPIKTWSRRSMIIPQMVGLTLAVHNGRQHVPVLVTENMVGHKLGEFAATRTFKGHVANKKSR
- the rplB gene encoding 50S ribosomal protein L2 — encoded protein: MAIIKTNPTSAGRRHAVQIRTPELHSGAPYGPLLEKKARTGGRNNRGRITVRHVGGGHKQHYRLVDFRRNKDNVPAQVERLEYDPNRSAHLALLKYADGERRYIIAPKGVQPGDTLQSGSQAPVRPGNAMELRAIPVGTVVHCVEMKPGKGAQIARSAGTSVQLVAREGRLATLRLRSGEMRRVPAECRAVVGEVGNSGHSLRKFGKAGAKRWVGVRPTVRGTAMNPVDHPHGGGEGRNFGKHPVTPWGVPTKGYKTRNNKRTDRMIVRRHKK
- the rplW gene encoding 50S ribosomal protein L23 codes for the protein MNPRLLQVILGPVVSEKSTAAGETGTHVFRVRPDATKHEIQQAVEKIFEVKVQSVRTLNMAGKVKRFGGRLGRRNHWKKAYVSLAPGEKIELGEGDQV
- the rpsC gene encoding 30S ribosomal protein S3; the protein is MGQKVHPTGIRLGISRPWAAVWYEDGNSFGKTLNSDLELRSFLRKRLAHASVSRVQIERPSRAAHVTIHTARPGIVIGKKGEDIEALRRQVAARLGLEIANVKINIEEIRKPEVDAQLVAEGIAQQLERRIMFRRAMKRAVGNAQRLGAQGVKVHVSGRLNGAEIARSEWYREGRVPLHTLRADIDYGFAEAKTTYGVIGIKVWIFKGEVFGLDGASEARPATAN